The window GAAGGACGCGCTCCTTCGCCATCCCTGGCCGGAATACGATCCTGCGCTCGCCAAAGAGGACGAGATCACCTACGCAGTGCAGATCAACGGCAAGCTTCGTAGCCACGTGTCCGTCCCCGCGGACAGCCCGGAAGACTTGGTCCTGGATCGCGTGCTGGCCGACGAGAAAACCCGCGCCGTTCTGGAAGGCAAGGAAATTGTGAAGAAGATCGTGGTGCCGGGCAAGCTGGTCAACCTGGTGGTGAAGTAGCGGATAGAAGCTAGTGGCTACTCCCAACCCCATCACCGCTGGACCTCGCGCTGTGTTGCACGATCCGGTGGTCTTCCTGTTGGAGTTGCTGTGGCGCTGGTGTTTTGGCGGCGTAGCGTTTGCGGTGTTGTTCGCATCGGCCTTGGCGCTCTCCAACGGCGTCACAGTCACTGCCGCTGACTCCGTCGGCTTGCGCAGCCATGACGCCCTGCAAGTCACGCTGGCGCTTCGCCATACGCTGGCGATCATGCCCGCGCGGCTTTTGATCACGGCCCTGGCCGTGCTGCTCTTTGTCACCCTGCTGTGGACGCTCCTCGGCGCCGCCGGCCGTGCGCTGTTGCTGAGCCGCACCGCGCCGGACAAGCGGCCATTTCGCTTTCGCAGCATTCTGGTGGTCCAAGGCTGGCGGGCTGCGTTCGCGTGGCTGGCGATTCTGGCCATGATCACGTTGATCGCAGTGGCTGCGGGAATCGCCGGCAGCAAAAAAGACCCAGATCCATTTTTCTTCTACCTGGTGGGGATGGTTTCCTCTCTCTTTATCGCGGTGTTCTGGGCGGCGATCAACTGGTATCTGTCGTTGGCGACCATCTTCTGCTATGCCGGCACGCGCGCGCGCGGCGCGGTCCGCGAGACCATCGGCTGGGTGCACGTTCGCGCCGCTGACCTGGGCGGCATCAGCGGAATCTTCGTCCTGGTCCGTCTGGCTTTCGTCGCCCTCACTGTAATCTTGCTGTTCTTGCCTTCAGGGATACTGGCGGCTTCGCCGCGTGCGTCTTTCCTGTGGATGTCTGTAGTGGCCCTTCTGTATTTTGGCTTCTCCGATTTCCTCAACATCGCGCGGCTGCTCTCCTACATGTCGGTGGAGGATGCCGTCGCGGAAGAGATCATTGAGGCCTCTGGGCGCCACCCGGGAGAATCCAAGCGCCGCCCGCCGCGTTTCTAAAAGTCTTCTTGGCCCTTTACACCTGCGCGTGAATCAGAGAAAATCATTCGTGGAAGAACAATCCATTGTCATCCTCGACTTTGGCTCGCAATACACGCAGCTGATTGCGCGCCGCATACGCGAACTGAAAGTTTTCTCCGCGGTCCTGCCCTGCACGGCAACTCTGGAAGAAGTTAAGAGCTACAAGCCTGCCGGCATCATCCTGAGCGGCGGACCCTCGTCCGTTTACGACGCGGACGCCCCGCCCGCCGACGAACGCATCCTCGCCCAGGGGCTCCCCGTGCTCGGAATCTGTTACGGGCTGCACTACATCACGCACAAGCTGGGCGGCAAGATCGTCCCCGGCCCCAAGCGTGAATACGGCCATGCCGAAATCGCGGTTTCCGGCGACTCTCGCCTCTTCCGCACCCTGCCCTCGACGATGAATGTCTGGATGTCGCACGGCGACGAAGCCAAGGCCTTGCCGCCGGGGTTCAGCGTGGTGGCCAAGTCCAGCAACGCGCTGGCGGCCATGCAGGATGAGTCGCGACGCATATGGGCCGTGCAGTTTCATCCGGAAGTCCACCACACCAAACAGGGAATTGATCTGCTGCGGAACTTTGTTTATGAAATCTGTGGCGCGCGCGGCGACTGGACCCCGCAGCATTTCATTGATGAAACCATTCGCCAGGTGCGCGCCACTGTGGGCGAACAAGGCAGGGCCATCTGCGCGCTCTCCGGCGGCGTGGACTCCGCCGTGGCCGCCACGCTGGTGGACAAAGCCATTGGCCGGCGATTGCTCTGCATCTTCGTTAACAACGGCGTGCTGCGCAAGAACGAGTTCCAGAAAGTCCAGCAGAACCTGCGCGACAAGCTCGGCTTGAACCTTGACGCCGTGGATTCCACCAAACTCTTCCTGGACAAGCTGGCCGGCGTCACCGACCCGGAAACCAAGCGCAAAATCATCGGCAACACCTTCATTGAAGTCTTTGACCAGGAAGCGCACCGCGTGGAAAAAGACTTTGGCAAAGTTGACTTCCTGGTGCAGGGCACGCTGTACCCGGACGTGATTGAATCGCGCAGCGTGCGCGGCCCCTCGCAGACCATCAAGACCCACCACAACGTGGGCGGTCTGCCGGAAACCATGAAACTCAAGCTCATTGAACCTTTAAAGGATTTGTTTAAGGATGAGGTGCGAAATATCGGCAGGGAAATGGGTATGCCGGAGGAGATATTGCAGCGCCAGCCCTTCCCCGGACCCGGTCTTGCCGTGCGGATTCTGGGTGAAGTCACGCCCGAGCGCATCGCGCTGCTCCAGGAAGCCGATGACATCGTGGTGAATGAGATTCGCCGCGCCGGACTCTACGCCCAGATCTGGCAGTCGTTCGCCGTGCTGCTGCCGGTGATGTCGGTGGGCGTAATGGGCGACCAGCGCACTTACGCTTACACCTGCGCCATCCGCGCCGTGCATTCGGAAGACGGCATGACCGCGGACTGGGTGCCGCTGCCGTACGACGTTCTCAAGCGAATCTCCAACCGCATCGTGAACGAGGTGCGCGGCATCAACCGCGTGGTCTATGATGTGACTTCCAAACCACCGGGGACGATTGAGTGGGAGTGATGCGCTTTGGCCGATTTATCCCAGCAGAGCTTGTTTGAGCAGATCAATGACGTCCGCCAGCGCGCCACGTGGGTCGTCGAGCGGCGGACGCCGGAGAAGCTCACGCAGCGCCCTGATCCCAGCAGGTGGTCCATTGCCGAGTGCGTCGGGCACCTCAACATCGTGATGGACGACTACCAGCCGCTGATTACTGCGGCAATTGAGCATGCGCGCAAAGAAAACCTGATCGGCAAAGGCCCGTTCAACCTGGGCATCATGGGCCGTTTCATGGTCAAGACCATGGAGCCGCCAGTGAAAAGGAAATTCAAAGCGGTGCCGCGCTTGGCCCATCCTGTTCCGGTGGGCGACGGAAGCAAGCTGCTGGAAGGTTTTCTTGCCCGGCAGGACGAACTCGAAAAGCTGGTCCGTCAGGCGGAAGGGCTCAATCAGGAAAAGATCAAGATCCAATCGCCGTACGCGTGGTGGCTGCGCTTGCGGTTGTGCGCGGTTTTTGCTTTCATTCTTGCTCATGAGCGCCGCCACATTGACCAGGCGGAAGCAGTTTGCAGGGTAGTTGCGCCCGGCTGACAGAAAACTCCCGGATGGTGAACACTCTGCGGCGCAGAGTGCAGATTTGAAAACAGGTAAACTCCGATGCAAATGGACGCAACGCAGCTCTCCCAGGAAGTAAACGACTGTCGCCGCCGTGCCGAACAACTCGTCAACGGCATGTTGCCAGAGCAGCTGACGAAACGAGCTGATCCCGCCAAGTGGTCGGTGGCCGAGTGCCTTGCCCACCTGAATCTCACGGCGAAAGTGGTGCAGAAGATCGTGCGAAAAGGCGTGGCGCAGTCGCGCGCGCAATCGAATAGAAGCAAGGCCAGCCAGGGACCGTTCCCTTTAGGTGCTCGCGGCCGCCTGCTGATCTGGATCGCCGAACCGCCGCCCAAGTTCCGCATCCCCGCGCCCAAGAGCATTGCTCCACCGCAGGCGATTGATGATCCCACACAACTTCTGCCGGAATTCATGCGCGCCCAGGATGAATGGGAAAGCCTGATGAAAGACGCCGAAGGCCTGGATCTCTCCCGCATCACCCTGGGGAATTTCCTCTCCCCGTTCCGCTGCCGGATGAGCGGCGGCATGTTGTGGATGATGGCCCACCAGCGCCGCCATTTGTGGCAGGCCGAGAACGTGAAGAAACAAATCACCGGCGCGTAGCGCGCAGGTTTACTTTCCTCGCTGATTCAGGCTGCCGGTAATCGCCGTAACCAGCTTCCGCGGGCTGAAGCGGACGCTTTGCGCCAGCGCCCAATTCTTCACGCCGGTGATCACCAGCGTCCGGCCTTTCAGCATGGCGTGGTAGCCTTTGCGAGCTACTTCCTCTGAGCGCATTCTGCCTAACTTGAACAGCCGTGATTTCTCCATGTCCGCGCGCGCGGCAAACTCCGTGGCCGTTGCCCCGGGACACAAGCAAGTCACGGTAATGCCGGTGCCCTTCAGTTCGTTCGCGATGGCCTCTGAGAAAGAGATCACATAGGCCTTGGTCGCATAGTAGACGGCCATGAACGGGCCGGGCTGGAATCCGGCGGTGGAGGCCACGTTCATGATGCGTCCCTGCTTGCGTTCCAGCATTCCCGGCAGCGCCAGCTTGGTCAGATGGGTTAGCGCGGTGATGTTAACCTGGATCATCTGCTGTTCGTCTTCAAGATGCGTATCTTTAAACTCGCCACAAGCCCCGAATCCCGCGTTGTTGATAAGCGCGTCCACCTGGAGGCCGCGCCGCGTAATCTCCTTCCACAGCTCAAGCGGAGTTTCGCTTCGTGCGAGGTCGCCGGCGATGGCGTGCACGCGATTGCCATGCTGCGCTTGCAACTCCTGCGCAATCTCTTCCAGTTTGCTCTGGTTGCGGGCGGTGATGATCAAATCAAAGTCCGGCGCCATCAGCCGCGCCAGATCCAGCCCGATTCCGCTGGAAGCTCCGGTGATGAGCGCGACCGGCAGCCGGTCTTTGGTATTGAGCGCGCCGGCATAAGCAGGGATGACCATGGGTTCCTCCGGGGAAAAGCGACACTCTAACAGATGCCAGCGCGATGGGGAGGACGCGAAGGCAGTGCCTGTCGCGGCAAACTGGAATCGAACAAACGCGGCCGGCTACTCCGGGTCAGCCACCCGGCCGATAAACAGCACTGATCCTGTTGCTTTGTCGGTGATCCAGAAACAGAACGGCCGGTCAGCGATGAACTCAAACGGTTTGGGAGGTTTCCATCCCATGGCTGCACCTGCAGGCATCCCGATCGCCAGCACGCTGGCGGCTTCCGCGCCTTTTTCGTCCACAGAGATCGTGTTGTTCTGCAGGACTTGACCCACCTGGGCCCCCTGGGGATGGGTCACCGCAGGCCGTAGCGAATCAAAGGAATCAAACAGCCGGTTCAAGCCCAACTTTCTCAAAACAGGAATAAACTCGCCGTCATAACGCAGCTTGAACCGGGGAATCTTCACCAGGCCCGTACGCTTCGCGAAAGGCTGGATCGTAATCCAATCGCCCTTCAGCACCTGATGCTCAATCTCCGTTAAAGATGGATGGCTGATCATTCCGGGCTTCGGTAAAAGGAAGAACATCGTGGCAAACGTGAATTCCAGCGCCACTGCGTGAAAGTTCTTGCCTTCGTAGTACGGGTATTCTCCCCGTTGGCTCATCATGGGGACTTTGTGCGACTTGGCGCCCTCCGGATGAAAATCTTCGGGCTGGGTCCTTGCCTCGTCAAATGGATTTTTCCATTGGCCCTTGAAATAAGTGGCGGAGAGCAGAGCGAAGTCTGTTTTCCCCAGCCGCATGTCCACCAGTTCGTGGGTCTTTTCCCGCGACCAGCGGGAAACTCTGTCCGGCAACTCCGCCCGTGGGACGGACGCAATCTCCGTGGAGTAGTAGCGATGCCCTGCATCGAGAAAAGCGGGTGCAAAAGACAAGGGAAGCGAGACCCACAGAGAATTCGCCAGGACAAAACTTTCTCCGCTGCCAGCGCTGAGCTTTTCCAGCGCCTTCTGCAGCGCCTGGGTCTGTTGATTGATCTCGGAGAGATTCATGGAGGCCAGATGCGTGAACTCGAGAATTTCCTTTTGCGTCGCCGCATCAGCCCCGTTCAGCAGCAAGGCAAACGCGATGGAAAAGGGCAGCGGCGCCAACACTAGGTTGCCGGACTGCTCTTGGGCCACCGCGCCATAGAGCGCGAACGCCGATTTGACGCTGGCTTCAGAAACTTGAGACATAGGTGTTCCGGCCGAACGCTGGTAATCGTAACTCGCCGGCACTCTCCCTACCAAAACAGGCTTGGTTCTTGGGGCCCGGCTCGTGATTCAGGGGAAAATCATATATGTATTGATAATACATCAATTCTTGGTAATAATGTTCTTGGAGGGAAATTATGAGTCCTGTTTCTTCGCAGACGGAAGTAAAAGTGGCCGATGAGGTTTGGATTGCCACGGCTTTGCTTCATCGGCAACACCCTGAAAAGCCAGACTTTACGTTGGACGAAATCGTCGAACGCGCTAGAAAAGAAGGCTTGAGCAAGCCCCTTCGGCCTGGCGTGTACGTCCATGTTGCCCAACATTGCGTGGCGAACCGGCCACCCAACCCAGGGCGCTACAGGATGCTTCTTGAAACCTCATCAGGGCGCCGTCGCCTATTCCGCAAGGGTGATTCGTATCATCCCGAACGGGAAGGGGGAAAGACAACTCCCAAAAGGGAAGACATGCCGCACGGGTATGAGGGCTTGTTGACTTGGTATGAAGGCTGGTGCTCCGTTTCGGCTGGCAAGGCGATCCAAGCGGACCCGCTGCTCTGCTTGCAAGGATCAGGCAAAAAGCTTTGGGCCGATGAGCACGCCGATGACTACGTGCGCCGCCTCCGCGAGGGATGGGAATGAGCCGGGTATTTTGGGACACGAATTTGTTCATCTATTTGTTTGAGAACTACGGTCCATTCTCGCAAGCCGCAGCTGCCCTTCGTGCAAGGATGCTGACGCGGGGTGATCAGCTTTTGACCTCGGCGCTCACATTGGGTGAGGTGCTGGTGAAACCCTTGGAAATGAACGACTATGTCCTCTGCGCGAAATACGAGCATGCTTTTGCGACCTCACTGATTACGCTTCCATTCGAGGTGAAAGCCGCAAGAATCTACGCTTCGCTCCGCTCCGACCGATCTCTTCGAGCTCCCGACGCCATCCAACTCGCATGTGCAGCCAGCGCCGGAGTAGATTTGTTTGTTACGAATGACGCGCGCCTGCAAGGGAAGCAAGTCGCTGGAATCCAGTTCATTGTGCCTCTGGACCGCGTGCCGATCTGACCTGCAAAACAAAAAGCGCAGCAGCCGCGCCCCGCTGGATGAAATTCTGGATGCGCTCTTACGGTATGGTCACCGTTGGATCCAGATAAACATCCTGGATGGCGTTCAGCAGAGCCACGCCCTCCTTCATCGGACGCTGAAACGCTTTGCGGCCGCTGATCAATCCCATTCCGCCGGCGCGTTTGTTGATTACGGCCGTGGTAACCGCTTCGGCAAGATCGTTGCTGCCTGAGGCGCCGCCGCTGTTGATCAGACCCATGCGTCCCATGTAGCAGTTCGCCACCTGGTAACGGCAGAGATCAATAGGATGGTCGGTTGCCAGGTCGTCATACATGCGTTTGTCGAATTTGCCGTAACTTGTTCCCTTGGGGTTCATCGCGACATAGCCGCCGTTGTTCTCCGGCAGTTTCTGCTTGATGATGTCGGCCTGTATGGTCACGCCCAGATGGTTGGCCTGGCCGGTGAGGTCGGCGGACACGTGATAGTCCTTGTCCTGCTTAAATGAGGAATTGCGCAGATAACACCACAAGACCGTGGCCATCCCCATTTCATGAGCCGCAGCAAAAGCCTGGCTGACATCCACAATCTGCCGTGCACTCTCCAGGGACCCAAAATAGATGGTTGCTCCAACGGCCGCGGCGCCCATGTCCAATGCCTGCTTCACGGTGCCAAACATGACTTGATCGAAGCGATTGGGGTAGGTGAGAAGTTCGTTATGATTGAGTTTGACGATGAATGGAATTTTGTGCGCGTAAGCTCTGGACACCGCGCCTAATACTCCGAAGGTAGACGCCACAGCATTGCAGCCGCCTTCGATTGCCAACTCGATGATTTTTTCTGGATCGAAGTAGTCAGGATTTTTCGCAAAGCTGGCTCCCCCCGAATGTTCAATCCCCTGGTCCACCGGCAGAATGGAAAGGTATCCCGTGTCGGCAAGGCGCCCATGGCCGATGATGCGTTGCAAATTCACCAGCACGCGGTTGTTGCGGTCCGTTGGCCGGTAGATTCGGTCCACCGTGTCCGGACCCGGCAGATGCAAACGCTGCCTGGAGATCTTGGGCTTGGAATAACCTAGGAAGTATTCAGCCTTATCGCCCAGATGCTGTTCTGTCGTTCCTACCGATGCAGTGTTTACGGTTGCCATTGTGCTGCTCCAGTCTGTCAAAAATCTGTGAAAGCGTAAACGAACCGACCTGCCCTGTCAATCCCGCGTGCTCCGTAAGTACTTGAAAATGCTAACCTACAGCGCTTTGCCCGGCGCTGCTGGGCAGCATCCAGATGGCCCCTGCAACTTAAGTCGCCCGCCAGTCTCTATCCAGTACGCTCTGTTTAAGATGCCTGGTTGGCAAGAAACGACTCGCTGCACTCCGCAGAAATTCTTGACTCTCACTGCCGCAGCGGAAGTTGCGCCAGAATGCTGCGCTGCTTGGCGATCAACGATTCAATCCCCTTGGCGGCGTAGTCCATCATCTTCTTTAGCTGGCTCTCATCAAAGGGATGCTGCTCAGCCGTGGCCTGGATTTCGACGATCTTGTGCGCGCCGGTCATCACAAAGTTCAGGTCCACATCGGCCTGGGAGTCTTCCTCATAGCAAAGGTCCAGGAGAATGGAGCCTTCAACAACACCTACACTGACGGCGGCGACGAAGTCGCGGATGGGCGCAGAGGAAAGCGTGCCTGCCTCTACCAGCTTCTCCATCGCCAGGCCCAGCGCGACGAACGCCCCGGTGATGGACGCGGTGCGCGTGCCGCCGTCGGCCTGGATCACGTCACAGTCCAAGGTGATGGTGCGTTCGCCCAAGCGCTTCAGGTCCACCACGGCACGCAGAGCGCGGCCGATCAGGCGCTGGATCTCATGCGTGCGTCCGCTCTGGCGCCCGCGGGAAGCTTCACGCGGCGTGCGGGTAAGAGTAGAGCGTGGCAGCATGCTGTACTCGGCGGTGATCCAGCCTTTGCCCGCGCCTTTGAGGAATGACGGGACAGATTCTTCCACCGTGGCGGTGCAGATCACGCGGGTGTTGCCGACCTCAATCAGCACAGAGCCTTCGGCCGTGGAGACGAAGTCAGGAACAATGTTCACCGGACGCAACTGCTCCGGAGCACGATTGTCAGAGCGGAAAACTATTTCTTTATTTTTTGACGTCATTTTTCAATATCAACCAGTTCAGCGTTGTCGATTGCACATCCCAGGAACCTGCCACCGAGGCGGCGAAATTTCTCCACCGAATCCGTGGTAAAGCACTGCAGACTGCCGGGCTGGCCCTGTCCGCGAGCGCGGCCTAGCTGCTCTACGACTGTGGCCGCGGTGGATTCAGCGGAATCCACAATCTCCACCTGCGCCGGCGCCACCCGCCGCAGCAGCGGGCGGATCAGAGGATAGTGCGTGCAGCCGAGCACCAGCACGTCGGCCCCCTGGGCGCCGTTCTTGAAGATGTCATCAATATAGATGTGGGCGACCTCTTCGGTCACCGGGTGCTCCACCCAGCCTTCTTCCACCAGCGGCACAAACAGCGGGCAGGCTTTTTCCACGGCTTCCATTCCGAACTGGTGCAGCGCGCGCTGGTAAGCGTGGCTGCTGACGGTGGCTTCGGTGGCGATGACCGCCGCCTTGCGCGTCTTGGAAATCTCTGACGCCCGCTGAGCGCCGGGTTCGATCACGCCGATCACCGGGACCTTGACGGCGGCGCGGATGTCGTCCAGCGCCAGCGCAGTCGCGGTATTGCAGGCCACCACCAGCATCTCAATCCCGCGCGATTCCAGGAAGTGCGCGCTGGCAATGGCGTATTTGGCCACGGTGCGGACAGACTTTGCGCCGTAAGGAAGATGCGCGGTGTCGCCGAAATAAAGATAGTCCGCTGCGGGCATGGCGTTGCGCAGCTCGCGCAGCACCGTCAGCCCGCCGAAGCCGGAGTCAAAAACGCCAATCATTGGTCGCGTCGGGCGCGTCACTATTGCAACTCCTTGGCCATCTCATGCACGGCGGCCGTCTGGTAGAACGACATCAGGTCCGCGTGGCCGGCCAGCGTTTCGCGCTCTTTGCCATCCACCAGGAACTTCACCTTGTTTACGCCGGGGACGTTGGCGCTGAGCGTCTCAATGAGCGAAGTCAGAGTCATCTCTTCCAGCAGAATTCCCGAGGGATGCCCGTCAGCAAACGCCGCGTTGGTGTCCACCACCAGGGAGTCATCGCTGAGAAGATAGACGTTGCGTATGTCCGCGCCTTTGGGCATGGGATGAGGCGACGGCCGCTGCAGATACTGAGCCAGAACGGCGCGCATGGCTTCACGCGCGCGCAAGCCGCGGCCGGCAGGCATGAAGATTTCGGTTTCGCGCCAGCGCAGGACCTGGTCGTCGTCGTAGGCCACTAGCACTCTGATTTTCTCCTGTGCTCCGGCCATCACGGGCGACATTGGGATTTCGGGCAGCCCCTGCGTGGTCAAAGCTTGTTCGCCGTGCTCCAGGCGGATAATGAAGACGCCGCTGATCAGCACGGCCGCCAGGAGAAACACAATCATGATCTGGAAATGGCGGGGAATCACGGACGCGCCCCCATCTGGCCGCGCATCTGGGCGATGCCGGAGGCAATCGCCGACGCGACCGCGTTGTGCCGCCGTTGACTCTCCAGGGAACGCAACTCGCCGCGTTCCGGCGCCAGTTCCACGGCGATGGCCGGCGCTACAATGTTATTCAACGGCCGCAAGGGCACGCGCAGCGTGGTCACGTCCAGGTTCTTTTTTTGCAGCTCGCGGGAAACGGCGCGCGCCAATGCCGTGCTGCGCTCCAGGGAAGATGCTTGCGCGGTCTCCCAGGACAGGAAGCGAATTTTTCCTTGCGTCGGCGGAGGAGCCGAGGCGGGCGTCGAAGCCAATAAGGGCGCGTACACGCGGACGCCTTTGCCCGGCAATCCGGCGTGCAGGGCAACGTAGATCCCGCCGTGCTGCTCGTTTGAAGCCTCGGCGCGGCGCTCCAGGCTGAGGCCGGCGTCTCCGTCGCGCAGCATGCGGACGGGGATGCCGCGGTCCTGCAATTCCCGGCGCAGGTCGCGCGCCAGGGCCAGAGTCACGTCTTTCTCATAGAACTTGGGAGCAAACACCACGCCGCGATCATCGCCGCCATGGCTGGCGTCAATCAAGACCACAAATTCCGGCTGCGTACGTTTCTGTTTTTCGTCTGAAGCCTGTTCTGGCTGGGATGCACCTGGGGACGCTGCGGGCGCGGGAGCCGGCTCTGCTGACTGGTCTTGGGCCGCGGCGTGCGCTGTCAAAAAAGATGCGGCGGGCGTCGCCGACAAAGCGGCAAAGCCCATCGGGACCACGAGCATGCAGAAAAAGCACACGGCGATCGGCGGCAGCGCGGGACCGCGGTTAATCCAGCGCATAGATGGTAAGCCCGCTGAGAAGCTTGGGATAAAAGTCGGTTGACTTCTGCGGCAGGACTTCTCCGGCAAACGCCATGCCGCTGACCTGGTCTATCCGCACCGGGTTGAGAAGAAATGCCACGTTGGCTCCCTGGCGCACCCAGGAAATAGCTTCAAAAGCGTCGCGTTCGTACTTGATGTTTTCCTGGTTGCGGACGGCCTCCTCGGAAATCCCCAGGATTCGCTCCAGCATGATCTTGTGCAGCTGCACCACGTCCAGCGCGCGTTGGCGCTCGGAGACGGTAGTCAGGGCGTCCAGCACCTCGTGTTTTTTTGCGCGCAGCAGATACGGGCCTTGCCGGGTGACGGCGACGAACGCAGTTCCGTCGCGCCCGGCTTCTTCCAGCACGGTAGTAGCGCTGCGGCTTTCTTTTTGCATATCAATGCGGTCAATCTCAAAGTAGCGGCGCGCGCCATCCAGCATCTGTTCGCGGTCAAAAGTGGGCAGCCCGTGGATGATGCGATGCGTGGGCAGGATTACCAGCCCGGGATCCTCCATGCGGACCAGGGTCATCATGACGAACTCGTGCGGCGCTTGCGGATCGGACTTGCCCGCTTTTTCCCGCTGTTCGTTTCTGTAAGCCAGCGCGGTTTCGTAGCGATGGTGGCCGTCGGCAATTAGTAACTTCTTATCGCGCATGCGTTCCTGCAGCGCGCCTACCAACGCGGGATCGGTGATGCGCCACACGCGATGCAGCACTTCGTATTCATCCAGAAGAGAAATGTCCGGATCTTCTTCCGCTTGCTTGGCCAGCAAGCCTTCCACTTCCGCCTGGGGATCGCTGTACAACATGAAGATCTGGCCAAAATGGGCGCGGGCGGCGCGCAACAGGTTCAAGCGGTCCTGGCGCGGCTTGGAGTGAGTTTGTTCGTGGCGAAAGACCACGCCTTCAGAGTAGTCGTACAGTCGGCCCAGCGCGATGATCCCGCGACGCTCGGCCAGTTCGGGAGTGCCGGGGAGGGTAAAGGTTTCCGCGTATAGA is drawn from Terriglobia bacterium and contains these coding sequences:
- the guaA gene encoding glutamine-hydrolyzing GMP synthase; the protein is MPSRKRSLRPLGATRENPSAARRVSKSLLGPLHLRVNQRKSFVEEQSIVILDFGSQYTQLIARRIRELKVFSAVLPCTATLEEVKSYKPAGIILSGGPSSVYDADAPPADERILAQGLPVLGICYGLHYITHKLGGKIVPGPKREYGHAEIAVSGDSRLFRTLPSTMNVWMSHGDEAKALPPGFSVVAKSSNALAAMQDESRRIWAVQFHPEVHHTKQGIDLLRNFVYEICGARGDWTPQHFIDETIRQVRATVGEQGRAICALSGGVDSAVAATLVDKAIGRRLLCIFVNNGVLRKNEFQKVQQNLRDKLGLNLDAVDSTKLFLDKLAGVTDPETKRKIIGNTFIEVFDQEAHRVEKDFGKVDFLVQGTLYPDVIESRSVRGPSQTIKTHHNVGGLPETMKLKLIEPLKDLFKDEVRNIGREMGMPEEILQRQPFPGPGLAVRILGEVTPERIALLQEADDIVVNEIRRAGLYAQIWQSFAVLLPVMSVGVMGDQRTYAYTCAIRAVHSEDGMTADWVPLPYDVLKRISNRIVNEVRGINRVVYDVTSKPPGTIEWE
- a CDS encoding DinB family protein, whose translation is MADLSQQSLFEQINDVRQRATWVVERRTPEKLTQRPDPSRWSIAECVGHLNIVMDDYQPLITAAIEHARKENLIGKGPFNLGIMGRFMVKTMEPPVKRKFKAVPRLAHPVPVGDGSKLLEGFLARQDELEKLVRQAEGLNQEKIKIQSPYAWWLRLRLCAVFAFILAHERRHIDQAEAVCRVVAPG
- a CDS encoding DinB family protein translates to MQMDATQLSQEVNDCRRRAEQLVNGMLPEQLTKRADPAKWSVAECLAHLNLTAKVVQKIVRKGVAQSRAQSNRSKASQGPFPLGARGRLLIWIAEPPPKFRIPAPKSIAPPQAIDDPTQLLPEFMRAQDEWESLMKDAEGLDLSRITLGNFLSPFRCRMSGGMLWMMAHQRRHLWQAENVKKQITGA
- a CDS encoding SDR family oxidoreductase: MVIPAYAGALNTKDRLPVALITGASSGIGLDLARLMAPDFDLIITARNQSKLEEIAQELQAQHGNRVHAIAGDLARSETPLELWKEITRRGLQVDALINNAGFGACGEFKDTHLEDEQQMIQVNITALTHLTKLALPGMLERKQGRIMNVASTAGFQPGPFMAVYYATKAYVISFSEAIANELKGTGITVTCLCPGATATEFAARADMEKSRLFKLGRMRSEEVARKGYHAMLKGRTLVITGVKNWALAQSVRFSPRKLVTAITGSLNQRGK
- a CDS encoding PIN domain-containing protein — its product is MSRVFWDTNLFIYLFENYGPFSQAAAALRARMLTRGDQLLTSALTLGEVLVKPLEMNDYVLCAKYEHAFATSLITLPFEVKAARIYASLRSDRSLRAPDAIQLACAASAGVDLFVTNDARLQGKQVAGIQFIVPLDRVPI
- a CDS encoding class I fructose-bisphosphate aldolase — translated: MATVNTASVGTTEQHLGDKAEYFLGYSKPKISRQRLHLPGPDTVDRIYRPTDRNNRVLVNLQRIIGHGRLADTGYLSILPVDQGIEHSGGASFAKNPDYFDPEKIIELAIEGGCNAVASTFGVLGAVSRAYAHKIPFIVKLNHNELLTYPNRFDQVMFGTVKQALDMGAAAVGATIYFGSLESARQIVDVSQAFAAAHEMGMATVLWCYLRNSSFKQDKDYHVSADLTGQANHLGVTIQADIIKQKLPENNGGYVAMNPKGTSYGKFDKRMYDDLATDHPIDLCRYQVANCYMGRMGLINSGGASGSNDLAEAVTTAVINKRAGGMGLISGRKAFQRPMKEGVALLNAIQDVYLDPTVTIP
- the rph gene encoding ribonuclease PH; the protein is MTSKNKEIVFRSDNRAPEQLRPVNIVPDFVSTAEGSVLIEVGNTRVICTATVEESVPSFLKGAGKGWITAEYSMLPRSTLTRTPREASRGRQSGRTHEIQRLIGRALRAVVDLKRLGERTITLDCDVIQADGGTRTASITGAFVALGLAMEKLVEAGTLSSAPIRDFVAAVSVGVVEGSILLDLCYEEDSQADVDLNFVMTGAHKIVEIQATAEQHPFDESQLKKMMDYAAKGIESLIAKQRSILAQLPLRQ
- the murI gene encoding glutamate racemase, producing MIGVFDSGFGGLTVLRELRNAMPAADYLYFGDTAHLPYGAKSVRTVAKYAIASAHFLESRGIEMLVVACNTATALALDDIRAAVKVPVIGVIEPGAQRASEISKTRKAAVIATEATVSSHAYQRALHQFGMEAVEKACPLFVPLVEEGWVEHPVTEEVAHIYIDDIFKNGAQGADVLVLGCTHYPLIRPLLRRVAPAQVEIVDSAESTAATVVEQLGRARGQGQPGSLQCFTTDSVEKFRRLGGRFLGCAIDNAELVDIEK
- a CDS encoding GerMN domain-containing protein, whose protein sequence is MIPRHFQIMIVFLLAAVLISGVFIIRLEHGEQALTTQGLPEIPMSPVMAGAQEKIRVLVAYDDDQVLRWRETEIFMPAGRGLRAREAMRAVLAQYLQRPSPHPMPKGADIRNVYLLSDDSLVVDTNAAFADGHPSGILLEEMTLTSLIETLSANVPGVNKVKFLVDGKERETLAGHADLMSFYQTAAVHEMAKELQ
- a CDS encoding N-acetylmuramoyl-L-alanine amidase; protein product: MRWINRGPALPPIAVCFFCMLVVPMGFAALSATPAASFLTAHAAAQDQSAEPAPAPAASPGASQPEQASDEKQKRTQPEFVVLIDASHGGDDRGVVFAPKFYEKDVTLALARDLRRELQDRGIPVRMLRDGDAGLSLERRAEASNEQHGGIYVALHAGLPGKGVRVYAPLLASTPASAPPPTQGKIRFLSWETAQASSLERSTALARAVSRELQKKNLDVTTLRVPLRPLNNIVAPAIAVELAPERGELRSLESQRRHNAVASAIASGIAQMRGQMGARP